The DNA sequence TCTTTGACATTGGTTTTAATATGCCCCATCATGCCGAAATCATAAAAGATTAAAGCACCATCGGGAGCTACAGCTAAATTACCCGGATGAGGATCAGCATGGAAAAAACCATCATTCAACAACTGCTGTAAATAGGCTTTTGCCCCTAATCTTGCCAAAATTTTGCGATCGAGCCCTGCCGCTTCAAGAGCTTCATAATGACTAATCTTAATCCCCGGCATATACTCCAAAGTCAAGACTCTAGGAGAAGTATAACGCCAATAAACTTTAGGAACATTAACCCAATTCGCTCCCCGAAAATTACGGCGAAAAGTATCTGCATTGCGCCCCTCATTCAAATAATCCGTTTCTAGCCAAAGAATACGACTACATTCTTCATAAATCCCTAACCAGTCTCTACCCTTACCCCAACGGGGATGATTTTGAAAATAGCGAGTAATTTGCTTAAGAATCCCTAAATCAATAGTAAATAATTGGGGTAATCCGGGGCGTTGAATTTTGATTACCACTTCTTCCCCTGATTTTAACTGTGCCTTATGCACCTGTCCTAAACTAGCCGCCGCCAAGGGAGTAGGATCAACACTGAGGAATAAATCTTCTAAAGGCTTCCCTAAATCCTTCTCAATAATCGATCGCACCTGTTCAAAACTAAAGGCAGGAACTCGATCCTGTAACTTAGACAACTCGTCCACATATTCGACGGGAAAAATATCTGCACGGGTAGAGAACAATTGACCTACCTTAATAAAAGTAGGACCTAACTCCAGTAAATTTTCCCTAATCCATGCCGCCTGAATGCGACGACGGGCGCTTCTTTTCTCCTCTGTATAACCATTAGCATAAGTCCATTTTTTGCTGTTACGCCATAGTTTAAACAAAAGGATTAACACAAAAGTCCAAATATCAACACGACGACGCAAACGGGAATAATTACTGCGATTCCAACGATAAGTTTTTTTCCCTTTTTCTAATTTAGGCTTCACATTAACAGAAGCAAAATCGGGGCTAGAT is a window from the Cyanobacterium sp. Dongsha4 genome containing:
- a CDS encoding ABC1 kinase family protein — its product is MKPKLEKGKKTYRWNRSNYSRLRRRVDIWTFVLILLFKLWRNSKKWTYANGYTEEKRSARRRIQAAWIRENLLELGPTFIKVGQLFSTRADIFPVEYVDELSKLQDRVPAFSFEQVRSIIEKDLGKPLEDLFLSVDPTPLAAASLGQVHKAQLKSGEEVVIKIQRPGLPQLFTIDLGILKQITRYFQNHPRWGKGRDWLGIYEECSRILWLETDYLNEGRNADTFRRNFRGANWVNVPKVYWRYTSPRVLTLEYMPGIKISHYEALEAAGLDRKILARLGAKAYLQQLLNDGFFHADPHPGNLAVAPDGALIFYDFGMMGHIKTNVKEKLIEMLFGITEKNADRVVSALVDLEALSVTDDPGPVRRSIQFMLDNFMDKPFEEQSINQISEDLFEIAYDQPFRFPATFTFVMRAFSTLEGVGKGLDPEFNFMEVAQPFALQIMSEFSNDGGKSLFDELSRQAVQVSNTALGLPRRLEDAIEKLERGDIRIRVRSQESDRLLRRIAGMQMATNYSLFVGALILSATILIVNGLWQIAIAVFVLSIFPSVSLFRLLRQLDRLDRKL